ATAATTATAGTACAGCAATTCAATTAGCAGCGAGTATTGCTGCAGGTCTTGCGGAAGTCCAAAATGGAAAAGGTTTTAATGCTTTAACAGGGATATTTAGTGTGAAAGAATTAAATATGGAATGGACAGTAGCTATTCAAAAAAAATCAGAAGATAAAGTTCATTCTGTTCAAATTGAAAAAGAAGCTGTTAAAAATGATTGGTTTTTGATGGATTCAAAAGTAATAAAGGAAACAGCTGAGGAAACAGCTAATGGAGTAGCAACAGTTACTGGAGTAGTTGTAAAAGGAATTGGTAGTATAATAAATGGTAAAAAGTATGAAAAATCATTTACTGAGGAAAAGGGATATGGTGGTATATTTATTAAAGGTCTTACACTTGAAGCAGAGCCATTTGTAAGTTCTCGTACTTATGATAGATTTGATGTAAAAGATAAAGAAAAGAGAGAACAAACCTATGGACCTATGGTTGGTTTTACAGTAGCCCAAGCCGGAATAGAACAAGAGAATATTAAAGGATTTGGAATAGGAGCTGAGGCTAAAGTAGCTCTTGCTACTGCAGAGTTAGGCGCTCATGTGGAAAAGGGAAATTTACATATAGGAGCTGAAGCTACTCTAGTAAAATATGAGAGTGCTATAAAAATTCCTATTCCATTTATGGATAAAAAGTTACAAATTGGGGGATCAGCATCGCTTGGAACACTCGGGGGATCTTTTGAAGCTGGAAAAAGTGGATTCAAATTCCATGTACCATTTGGTCCTGGTGTAGGTTTATGGGGATTTGGTTTAGAAGTTAGTGTTAAGGAATAAAGGAGATAATTAGTATGAATAAAAAAGTGAAAAATTTTAAATATCTTATGATTATATTAGCTTGTATTGCAATTTTCGGTACAATTTTACCTAATGCATTGGATCCAAATGAAACATTAGCAGGTAACATTTCGGTTGCAGTTTTTGGTACAATTGGTACTTGTTTGTTGTTTTCTATCACTTATTTCATTATAAAAAAGGCTATTTTAAGAAGGGGAAACTAAGATGGGACAAAATTTAGAGTTAGAATTACTTCCAATAGGTTCTGTTGTAATGTTTAAAGATTGGGAACATCCATTAATGGTTTATGGAAGAAAACAGATGGATTCCGAAACAAAAAGAACATGGGATTATGTATGTTGTTATTTTCCTCATGGTAATATTTCTTCGGAGTATAATTTCTTTTTGAATCATGAAGATATTTCTAGTGTTTTACATCTTGGTTTTATTAATGAAACAGAATTAGAGTTTCAAAAATTATTTAAAAAAGAAGTTGAAGAAAAACGGTGATTCTTTTAAGCTGTTAGTGTTTTTGAAATAGTTAATGGATGAATGTTAATACATATATATTTAAAGGAAGGGGACTCTCTATGAAATTGCTTCGTTC
This Bacillus mycoides DNA region includes the following protein-coding sequences:
- a CDS encoding DUF4176 domain-containing protein encodes the protein MGQNLELELLPIGSVVMFKDWEHPLMVYGRKQMDSETKRTWDYVCCYFPHGNISSEYNFFLNHEDISSVLHLGFINETELEFQKLFKKEVEEKR
- a CDS encoding T7SS effector LXG polymorphic toxin gives rise to the protein MSLNMYLGEVQNQTQSMNAVCTATIQGMEQAIQSIDAFAIDTVLQGQTYSSAKSFFVQTFRPLAQGIIYLCEELIRQNNAFPSQFQSQVASTDVIEQEVLEQIREIDRMKTSMEAVNQAMPIPGMDAMVNLFIVMRQKLQEKLDHLYQFNQTSSNNYSTAIQLAASIAAGLAEVQNGKGFNALTGIFSVKELNMEWTVAIQKKSEDKVHSVQIEKEAVKNDWFLMDSKVIKETAEETANGVATVTGVVVKGIGSIINGKKYEKSFTEEKGYGGIFIKGLTLEAEPFVSSRTYDRFDVKDKEKREQTYGPMVGFTVAQAGIEQENIKGFGIGAEAKVALATAELGAHVEKGNLHIGAEATLVKYESAIKIPIPFMDKKLQIGGSASLGTLGGSFEAGKSGFKFHVPFGPGVGLWGFGLEVSVKE